A window from Herbaspirillum sp. meg3 encodes these proteins:
- a CDS encoding NAD(P)H dependent flavin oxidoreductase family protein, with protein MPTTYTIQLAGSGKSFAVDDETLLLDAALAEGISIPFSCRRGECGSCKVKVLSGAHASNPYVAAGTPYPLAPDEMLLCQSHACGDMCIDIPGWSPHAQALRLEATILMKEAVAPDVTKLVLKPQGEAGMQVQVRAGQYVKFFLDDGSSRCFSVANLPAVDDGELVFHIRRVNGGKFSQDMLGRLAPGDVFSIEGPFGACTWQPGAHDALILLATGTGYAGIKPILLAALAEAGNVPVTLYWGGASSSDFYDRAFLDALAVQDKRFRWFGVEQAHVQDLAATHAYDWSRTLVYACGNPRMVQDARQRCIALGLEAHHFVAEAFVPSGASEVALVRGSFDPVWERVGPKYSLDGMLAAREQSVRALAQIVGKLRVGMTTSEAIEMANEHLRQMGSSHTWHPTYIRFGDDTVRTPRQGADKERRLQATDIAVVDLGPVWDGYEGDFGDTIVFGQHALYAACAQAARDVFSASKEAWLTGLTGRELYDLAERVAAEGGWLLERNLAGHRVADFPHALFGPAKLAEMDIVPSDAVWVLEVQLRHPTEPIGAFYEDILIGTPSKTSKGKPATEDAQRNPVAV; from the coding sequence ATGCCCACTACCTACACCATCCAGTTGGCCGGCTCCGGCAAGAGTTTTGCCGTCGACGACGAGACATTGCTGCTGGACGCGGCGCTGGCCGAAGGTATCTCGATACCGTTCTCTTGCCGCCGCGGCGAGTGCGGCTCGTGCAAGGTGAAGGTGCTGAGTGGCGCTCACGCAAGCAATCCCTATGTGGCCGCCGGCACGCCTTACCCTTTGGCTCCGGACGAGATGCTGCTGTGCCAGAGCCATGCCTGCGGCGACATGTGCATCGACATCCCCGGCTGGTCGCCGCACGCACAAGCACTGCGGCTGGAAGCCACGATCCTGATGAAGGAAGCCGTGGCTCCCGATGTGACGAAGCTGGTGCTCAAACCGCAGGGCGAAGCCGGCATGCAAGTACAGGTAAGGGCAGGGCAGTACGTCAAATTCTTTCTCGATGATGGCAGCAGCCGTTGCTTTTCTGTTGCCAATCTGCCTGCAGTAGATGATGGTGAATTGGTTTTCCATATCCGCCGCGTCAACGGCGGCAAATTCTCGCAAGACATGCTGGGCCGCTTGGCACCAGGCGATGTCTTCAGCATCGAAGGCCCGTTTGGCGCCTGCACCTGGCAGCCGGGCGCGCATGATGCGTTGATCCTGCTGGCGACCGGCACCGGTTACGCAGGCATCAAGCCGATTTTGCTGGCGGCTTTGGCGGAGGCCGGCAATGTGCCGGTGACGCTGTATTGGGGCGGCGCGAGCAGCAGCGATTTTTATGACCGCGCTTTTCTGGATGCGTTGGCAGTGCAAGACAAACGCTTCCGCTGGTTCGGCGTCGAGCAGGCACATGTGCAGGATCTTGCGGCGACTCACGCTTACGATTGGAGCCGCACTTTGGTTTACGCTTGCGGCAATCCGAGGATGGTGCAGGACGCACGCCAGCGTTGCATCGCGCTGGGGCTGGAGGCGCATCACTTCGTTGCCGAAGCATTCGTGCCTTCGGGGGCCAGCGAAGTAGCACTGGTGCGTGGCAGTTTCGATCCGGTGTGGGAACGCGTCGGGCCAAAGTATTCGCTCGACGGCATGTTGGCCGCACGTGAGCAATCAGTACGTGCACTGGCGCAGATCGTCGGTAAGCTGCGTGTCGGCATGACCACCAGCGAAGCAATCGAGATGGCCAACGAACACCTGCGTCAGATGGGTTCGTCGCATACCTGGCATCCGACCTATATCCGCTTCGGCGACGACACCGTGAGAACGCCGCGGCAAGGCGCGGACAAAGAGCGCCGTCTGCAAGCGACCGACATCGCCGTGGTCGATCTGGGGCCGGTATGGGATGGCTATGAAGGCGACTTTGGCGACACCATCGTGTTCGGCCAGCATGCGCTCTATGCCGCATGTGCTCAGGCGGCGCGGGACGTGTTCAGTGCCAGCAAAGAAGCCTGGCTCACCGGACTGACCGGGCGTGAGCTCTATGATCTGGCCGAGCGGGTTGCCGCGGAAGGCGGTTGGCTGCTGGAGCGCAATCTGGCCGGCCATCGCGTCGCAGATTTTCCGCACGCCTTGTTTGGCCCGGCCAAGCTGGCGGAAATGGATATCGTGCCCAGCGACGCGGTCTGGGTGTTGGAGGTGCAGCTGCGCCATCCGACCGAACCGATCGGTGCATTCTATGAAGATATCCTGATTGGCACGCCGTCAAAGACCAGCAAGGGTAAGCCGGCGACCGAAGATGCACAGAGGAATCCGGTCGCCGTCTGA
- a CDS encoding PLP-dependent aminotransferase family protein, translating into MRTWRLLLDLDASPMKASYRKIVDGLASAIQNGRLEPGAALPGTRELAEILDVNRKTVMLAYEEAIVKGWLVSEPRRGTFVNALLESPQASSQATSTKRKAAQTASFAPEVISPALPPYFDDLHLPSVRAGRNGESMYFDNGAPDHRLLPQAVLHRYYRNAMTTAFKSNWVKYGNLESAEKLRTALADMLRTTRNLAVTSDNICLTQGTQMALHLAASALIRPGDVVLVERLSYPPAWAIFLALGARIEVVDIDQDGCKTDHVEALCKLHSVKLIYVTPHHQFPTTVSMRADRRQKLLLLAARHRFTVIEEDYDHEYHFEGRPYLPLASDPQQRNVIYIGSLSKLLGSSFRCGFIAAPVNLIEVLNHNLLLMSTQSDAVMQKMLADLISDGELRKHLRRASKLYRLRKEALQDGLQTAFGEDIRVRNPEGGLALWVEFDKRIRVDALAKHAADKKLFIRSGRQFSPQDSAVNAVRLGFASMNPDEIGIAVKRLHEASRLAMKK; encoded by the coding sequence ATGAGAACATGGCGGCTCTTGCTCGATCTCGATGCGTCGCCGATGAAGGCGTCTTACCGCAAGATCGTTGATGGCCTGGCGAGCGCCATCCAGAACGGTCGTCTTGAACCCGGCGCAGCCCTGCCCGGAACGCGCGAGCTGGCGGAGATTCTCGACGTCAATCGCAAGACGGTGATGCTGGCCTACGAAGAAGCCATCGTCAAAGGCTGGCTGGTGAGCGAGCCGCGGCGCGGCACTTTTGTCAATGCCTTGCTGGAATCACCGCAGGCATCGTCACAAGCAACATCAACCAAACGCAAAGCGGCACAGACGGCATCGTTTGCTCCCGAAGTCATCTCTCCTGCGTTACCGCCCTATTTCGACGATCTGCATCTGCCATCGGTACGGGCCGGAAGGAACGGCGAGTCCATGTATTTCGACAACGGCGCGCCGGATCACAGGCTGCTGCCGCAGGCGGTATTGCATCGCTATTACCGCAACGCGATGACGACCGCCTTCAAATCCAACTGGGTCAAATACGGCAATCTGGAATCCGCAGAAAAGCTGCGTACAGCCCTGGCCGACATGCTGCGCACTACGCGCAATCTGGCCGTGACCAGTGACAACATCTGTCTCACGCAAGGCACGCAGATGGCCTTGCATCTTGCGGCCAGCGCGCTGATCCGGCCGGGCGATGTGGTGCTGGTGGAGCGTTTGAGTTATCCGCCTGCATGGGCGATTTTTCTTGCGCTGGGGGCGCGTATTGAAGTCGTCGACATCGATCAGGACGGCTGCAAGACCGATCATGTCGAAGCGCTATGCAAGCTCCATTCAGTGAAGCTGATCTACGTCACGCCGCATCATCAGTTCCCCACCACGGTCAGCATGCGCGCCGATCGCAGGCAAAAACTCCTGCTGCTGGCGGCGCGTCATCGCTTCACCGTAATTGAAGAAGATTACGATCACGAATATCACTTCGAGGGCCGTCCTTACCTGCCGCTGGCCAGCGATCCTCAGCAACGCAATGTGATCTACATCGGCTCGCTGTCCAAGTTGCTGGGTTCATCCTTCCGTTGCGGCTTTATCGCGGCGCCGGTGAATCTGATTGAAGTGCTCAATCACAATCTGCTGCTGATGTCGACGCAAAGCGACGCCGTCATGCAGAAAATGCTGGCCGACCTGATCAGCGACGGTGAGTTGCGCAAGCATCTGCGGCGCGCGTCAAAACTGTACCGGCTGCGTAAAGAGGCGTTGCAGGACGGTTTGCAGACTGCATTCGGAGAGGATATCCGCGTGCGCAATCCGGAAGGCGGACTGGCACTCTGGGTCGAATTCGACAAGCGCATTCGCGTCGATGCCCTGGCCAAACACGCCGCGGACAAGAAGCTGTTCATCCGCAGCGGTCGCCAGTTCTCGCCGCAAGATAGCGCCGTGAATGCAGTACGGCTGGGCTTCGCTTCCATGAATCCGGACGAAATCGGCATCGCCGTCAAACGTCTGCACGAAGCATCGCGGCTGGCGATGAAGAAGTAG
- a CDS encoding sugar dehydrogenase complex small subunit codes for MKPPVPASKTAPKAGFKLTGGISRRHMLIGLAALVAEAGFWSNPLFSNAQTAPAPIAPPPPSPEAVAFLTFSKRITGHTDLKLDTASRMEAAMRKTYPDFAAQSPKLAALLQNEQDPKALLAAATDAGLRDLTLAIVAAWYTGTIGKGQQAVVVSYAEALMYQPVADGQTVPTYCNYGPLWWTKAPPEIRVSAPVEAAPVPAPATTGTPEPKAKTL; via the coding sequence ATGAAGCCGCCCGTTCCCGCTTCGAAGACAGCACCCAAGGCCGGCTTCAAACTGACAGGCGGCATCAGCCGGCGTCACATGCTCATCGGACTGGCCGCACTAGTCGCCGAAGCCGGCTTCTGGAGCAACCCGCTGTTCAGCAATGCCCAGACTGCGCCGGCCCCCATTGCACCGCCACCACCCAGTCCCGAAGCCGTCGCCTTCCTGACCTTTTCCAAACGCATCACCGGCCATACCGATCTGAAGCTCGATACCGCCAGCCGGATGGAAGCTGCGATGCGCAAGACCTATCCCGATTTTGCTGCGCAGTCGCCAAAGCTGGCCGCGTTGCTGCAGAACGAGCAGGATCCGAAGGCTTTGCTGGCAGCCGCCACCGACGCCGGTCTGCGCGACCTGACGCTGGCGATTGTCGCCGCCTGGTACACCGGCACCATCGGCAAAGGCCAACAGGCGGTTGTCGTCTCGTATGCCGAGGCCTTGATGTATCAGCCTGTCGCCGACGGCCAGACCGTGCCGACGTATTGCAATTACGGTCCGCTGTGGTGGACCAAGGCCCCGCCGGAGATCCGTGTCTCCGCCCCCGTTGAAGCGGCCCCTGTGCCTGCGCCTGCCACCACCGGCACTCCCGAACCTAAAGCAAAGACATTATGA
- a CDS encoding sensor domain-containing diguanylate cyclase, with protein MTEPIQKQMEPDSAVYKTLLESTKAIPWKIDWSTMKFAYVGPQIEELLGWTPESWVSVEDWATRIHAEDREGVVNYCVSQSKAGVDHEADYRAITRDGEHVWIRDVVHVVRKPDGEVDSLIGFMFDITERKKTEARLVELQKELEALSYCDALTNVANRRMFDSALEVEWANAVKNRTPLAVIMLDIDYFKQFNDHYGHIRGDACLKQIATALSGAATRTRDFFARYGGEEFVLILPETDRASALKVAQRCRKLVLKEKIPHEKSQVEKVITISLGMNTIIPSTQDHRINFMESVDKRLYMAKQRGRNCIVADD; from the coding sequence ATGACCGAACCGATTCAGAAGCAAATGGAACCCGACAGCGCCGTCTACAAGACGCTGCTGGAATCCACCAAAGCCATTCCCTGGAAGATCGACTGGAGCACGATGAAGTTCGCTTACGTCGGCCCGCAAATCGAAGAATTGTTAGGTTGGACGCCGGAGAGCTGGGTCTCGGTGGAAGACTGGGCCACACGCATTCACGCGGAAGATCGCGAAGGCGTGGTGAACTATTGCGTGTCGCAATCCAAGGCCGGCGTCGACCATGAAGCCGACTACCGCGCCATCACGCGCGACGGCGAACACGTCTGGATTCGCGACGTGGTGCATGTGGTGCGCAAGCCGGACGGCGAAGTCGATTCATTGATCGGCTTCATGTTCGACATTACCGAACGCAAGAAAACCGAAGCGCGTCTGGTCGAGCTGCAAAAAGAACTGGAAGCGCTGTCTTATTGCGATGCCCTGACCAATGTCGCCAACCGCCGCATGTTCGACTCCGCACTGGAAGTGGAATGGGCCAATGCCGTCAAGAATCGCACGCCGCTGGCAGTGATCATGCTTGATATCGATTACTTCAAGCAGTTCAACGATCACTACGGCCACATCCGCGGCGACGCCTGCCTGAAGCAGATCGCCACCGCACTGAGCGGCGCCGCAACGCGCACACGCGACTTCTTTGCGCGCTATGGCGGCGAAGAGTTCGTGCTGATCCTGCCGGAGACCGACCGCGCGTCGGCGCTGAAAGTGGCGCAGCGCTGCCGCAAGCTGGTGCTGAAAGAAAAAATCCCGCACGAAAAATCACAGGTCGAAAAAGTCATCACCATCAGCCTGGGCATGAACACCATCATTCCGTCGACGCAGGATCACCGCATCAACTTCATGGAGTCGGTCGACAAACGCTTGTACATGGCCAAGCAACGCGGCCGTAACTGCATCGTCGCCGACGACTAA
- a CDS encoding GMC family oxidoreductase — translation MKLPIFSSEGDATADVVIVGSGVVGAMIADQLVSQGYSVLMLEAGLRIERAQAVENWRNMPFENRVGSDFQGLYPQAPNAPAPLYFPKNNYIALSGPDGNGFQQGYLRTVGGTTWHWAASCWRHLPVDLKMKSTYGVGRDWPISYEELEPYYCRAEEEMGVAGPNDASMQSPSERSKPYPMDMVPWGYGDKRFAEVVNAHGYNSVPIPQGRSTRPWQGRPTCCGNNNCQPICPIGAMYNGIHHVQRAEMKGAKVLPEAVVYKVDTDQNNRITAAYWYDAGKQSHKATARAFVFACNGIETPRLLLLAANAANPNGLANSSDQVGRNMMDHSGFHCTFLANEPIWTGRGPAQSSCLVGPRDGAFRSEYSSNKMILNNITRVGPATQQALKLGLVGQELDDEIRRRAAFGVDLSISLEPLPEANNRLTLSKTRKDPLGLACPDIYYDVGEYVRKGAEAAHKQLEHIGQLFGAVEFNITTSLNANNHVMGGVIMGSDPKDSVVDGNCRAHDHANLWLPGGGAMPSASVVNSTLSMAALGLRAADDISRTLAKG, via the coding sequence ATGAAACTCCCTATCTTTTCCTCCGAGGGCGATGCAACGGCCGATGTCGTGATCGTCGGCTCCGGCGTGGTCGGCGCCATGATCGCGGATCAACTCGTCAGCCAGGGCTATTCAGTCCTGATGCTCGAAGCCGGTTTGCGCATCGAGCGCGCACAAGCAGTTGAAAACTGGCGCAACATGCCTTTTGAGAACCGTGTCGGGTCCGACTTCCAGGGCTTGTATCCGCAGGCTCCCAATGCACCGGCGCCGCTGTACTTCCCAAAGAACAATTACATCGCGCTGTCCGGCCCTGACGGCAACGGCTTCCAGCAGGGTTATCTGCGCACGGTCGGCGGTACCACGTGGCACTGGGCGGCATCATGCTGGCGCCATCTGCCGGTCGATCTGAAGATGAAGTCGACCTATGGCGTCGGCCGCGACTGGCCGATTTCGTATGAGGAGCTGGAGCCCTACTACTGCCGCGCCGAAGAAGAAATGGGTGTGGCCGGGCCGAATGATGCGAGCATGCAATCGCCGAGCGAGCGCAGCAAACCGTACCCGATGGACATGGTGCCGTGGGGCTATGGCGACAAGCGTTTTGCCGAAGTGGTCAATGCTCACGGCTATAACTCAGTGCCGATTCCGCAAGGACGCAGCACGCGTCCGTGGCAAGGCCGTCCGACCTGCTGCGGCAATAACAATTGCCAGCCGATCTGCCCGATCGGTGCGATGTACAACGGCATCCATCACGTCCAGCGCGCCGAGATGAAAGGCGCCAAGGTCTTGCCGGAAGCCGTGGTCTACAAAGTCGATACCGATCAAAACAACCGCATCACTGCCGCCTACTGGTACGACGCCGGCAAGCAATCGCACAAGGCGACCGCACGCGCTTTCGTGTTCGCCTGCAACGGCATCGAAACACCGCGCCTGCTGTTGCTGGCCGCGAATGCCGCGAACCCGAACGGCCTCGCCAATTCGTCGGATCAGGTCGGCCGCAACATGATGGATCACTCCGGTTTTCACTGCACCTTCCTCGCGAATGAGCCGATCTGGACCGGTCGCGGCCCGGCGCAAAGCAGCTGCCTGGTCGGCCCGCGCGATGGCGCGTTCCGCTCCGAGTATTCCTCCAACAAGATGATCCTCAACAACATCACACGCGTCGGCCCCGCCACCCAACAAGCATTGAAGCTCGGTCTGGTCGGCCAGGAGCTCGACGATGAAATCCGTCGCCGCGCCGCCTTCGGCGTTGATCTGTCGATCAGCCTCGAACCGCTGCCGGAAGCCAACAACCGCCTGACCCTGAGCAAGACCCGCAAGGATCCGCTCGGACTGGCCTGCCCCGACATTTACTATGACGTCGGCGAGTACGTGCGCAAAGGCGCGGAAGCGGCGCACAAGCAACTGGAACATATCGGCCAGTTGTTCGGCGCAGTGGAATTCAACATCACTACCAGCCTCAACGCCAACAATCACGTGATGGGCGGCGTCATCATGGGTAGCGATCCGAAAGACTCCGTGGTCGACGGCAACTGCCGCGCCCACGATCACGCCAACCTGTGGCTGCCCGGCGGCGGTGCGATGCCATCGGCCAGCGTCGTCAACAGCACGTTGAGCATGGCGGCACTCGGCTTGCGCGCTGCCGACGACATCAGCAGAACACTGGCGAAGGGATGA
- a CDS encoding antibiotic biosynthesis monooxygenase, which yields MTSSPFAKLPEPPYYSVIFSSQRTEGDSGYGQMADRMVELAAEQPGYLGVESVRGADGFGITVSYWSSLEAVAAWKAVAEHRIAQETGKARWYAHYEVRIARVERAYATRL from the coding sequence ATGACCAGCTCGCCATTTGCCAAGCTTCCGGAGCCGCCCTATTACTCCGTCATTTTTTCTTCGCAACGTACTGAGGGTGACAGCGGCTATGGGCAGATGGCTGATCGCATGGTGGAGCTGGCAGCTGAGCAGCCCGGCTATCTCGGCGTAGAAAGCGTGCGAGGCGCCGACGGCTTCGGCATCACGGTCTCCTACTGGAGCAGCCTCGAAGCCGTCGCAGCATGGAAGGCGGTGGCGGAACACAGGATCGCGCAGGAGACGGGTAAAGCGCGCTGGTATGCGCATTACGAAGTACGCATTGCACGGGTGGAACGAGCCTATGCAACACGGCTTTGA
- a CDS encoding alpha/beta hydrolase, protein MPEATYKTATYWQQYQPFFPEDVRISADNAPAEEWFAWRGASIHLDRFSSPSSPLTIIVVHGGGGYGRMFAPLGRLLHEAGYDVIAPDLPGYGLTQADASMIDYATWVDILCDLAADEYRRRGRRVVFFGGSLGGYLAYLCAARMGKEIIAGVMATTLADPRSPLVRRQFARNALVLHGMMPLMPWCAALFGKLRLPVKWFTKMHAMSNDPALNRLVANDPFGGGAHVPVRFMQSIFTVRPLVEPEDFDICPVLLVHPANDRWTGVASSRPFFDRIKGEKTLVMLENCGHFPVEEPGITQLRLAALGFLSKVAG, encoded by the coding sequence ATGCCTGAGGCAACCTACAAGACCGCCACCTACTGGCAGCAGTACCAGCCCTTCTTCCCGGAAGATGTACGCATCTCTGCGGACAATGCTCCCGCAGAAGAATGGTTTGCCTGGCGTGGTGCGTCTATTCATCTTGATCGGTTTTCATCGCCTTCATCGCCACTGACCATCATCGTCGTCCATGGCGGTGGCGGTTATGGACGCATGTTTGCGCCGCTGGGCCGGCTGCTGCATGAAGCCGGTTATGACGTCATTGCTCCTGACTTGCCCGGATATGGATTGACGCAGGCAGATGCGTCCATGATCGACTACGCGACGTGGGTCGATATCCTGTGCGATCTTGCCGCCGACGAATATCGCCGCCGCGGACGCCGCGTCGTGTTTTTCGGAGGAAGCCTTGGTGGCTATCTGGCCTACCTGTGCGCAGCGCGCATGGGTAAGGAGATTATCGCCGGCGTCATGGCGACGACGTTGGCCGATCCGCGATCGCCGCTGGTGCGGCGTCAGTTTGCGCGCAACGCGCTGGTGCTGCACGGGATGATGCCGCTGATGCCTTGGTGTGCCGCCCTGTTCGGCAAGCTCAGATTACCGGTGAAGTGGTTTACCAAAATGCACGCCATGTCGAACGATCCGGCGTTGAACCGACTGGTTGCCAATGATCCGTTCGGCGGCGGCGCGCATGTTCCTGTCCGCTTCATGCAGTCGATCTTTACAGTGCGCCCGCTTGTCGAGCCTGAGGATTTCGACATCTGCCCGGTGCTGCTGGTGCATCCGGCGAATGATCGCTGGACCGGCGTCGCTTCGAGCCGGCCGTTCTTTGATCGGATCAAGGGCGAGAAGACGTTGGTCATGCTGGAAAATTGCGGACACTTTCCCGTCGAAGAGCCTGGCATCACTCAACTTCGCCTGGCCGCGCTCGGGTTTCTGTCCAAAGTTGCAGGCTGA
- a CDS encoding cytochrome c: MTRASLLSSRPFSQRDGAVLLNTLLSALLFTAGVASVHAQEQSLEKPPAPPAAVTPAAAAPATSATPANPVKADIESGRYLAIAADCMACHTAPAGKPYAGGYAIESPLGTIYATNITPSKTAGIGNYSEAQFARALREGVRADGSHLYPAMPYTSYAMLTDSDVHKLYSYFMNAVTPVNEPASSQTKLPFPFNVRMSMTVWNAIFLDTKRFVPDASKSQQINRGKYLADGLAHCSTCHTPRNFLMGEKGGSALAGAPLGPWHAPNITSDKVSGVGGWSDAELMQYLKTGHVEGKGQAGGAMAEAVTNSFQHLRDDDIAAIVAYLRTVPPVRDATQSKPAYSYGKAVSDESALRGTRGPNEHNSLNSGAVLFSGYCASCHAASGAGSNGQDYPSLFNNTATGSHNPANLVSAILYGVERKVGDKEILMPRFDAHSYVNPLTDQQIAMIANYVLKQYGNPEVQVSEAYVAQARKGGEQPILAKLQPYIAPAIGIAIVLLLLIIFAVISVRRRRRIPF; the protein is encoded by the coding sequence ATGACTCGCGCATCCCTTCTTTCTTCGCGGCCCTTCTCCCAACGCGACGGCGCGGTCTTGCTGAACACCTTGCTGAGCGCGTTGCTGTTCACCGCAGGCGTTGCCAGCGTCCACGCGCAGGAGCAATCGCTGGAGAAACCGCCTGCGCCGCCGGCTGCAGTCACACCTGCTGCTGCCGCTCCTGCAACATCTGCAACACCAGCCAACCCCGTCAAAGCAGACATCGAAAGCGGCCGCTACCTCGCCATCGCGGCCGACTGCATGGCCTGCCACACCGCGCCGGCCGGCAAGCCCTACGCCGGCGGCTACGCCATCGAGTCGCCCTTGGGTACGATCTACGCGACCAACATCACGCCGTCCAAGACAGCGGGTATCGGCAACTACAGCGAAGCGCAGTTCGCCCGCGCCTTGCGTGAAGGCGTGCGCGCCGACGGCAGCCATCTGTATCCGGCCATGCCGTACACCAGCTATGCCATGCTGACCGACAGCGATGTGCACAAGCTGTACAGCTATTTCATGAACGCGGTAACACCAGTCAACGAACCGGCCAGCAGCCAGACCAAGCTCCCCTTCCCGTTCAACGTGCGCATGTCAATGACGGTGTGGAATGCGATCTTCCTCGACACCAAGCGCTTCGTCCCGGATGCATCGAAGTCGCAGCAGATCAATCGCGGCAAATACCTCGCCGATGGCCTCGCGCATTGCAGCACCTGCCACACGCCGCGTAATTTTCTGATGGGTGAAAAAGGCGGCTCGGCGCTTGCCGGTGCGCCGCTGGGCCCATGGCATGCGCCCAACATCACCTCCGACAAGGTCAGCGGCGTCGGCGGCTGGAGCGATGCCGAGCTGATGCAGTATCTGAAGACCGGTCACGTTGAAGGCAAAGGCCAGGCCGGCGGCGCGATGGCGGAAGCGGTCACCAACAGCTTCCAGCATTTGCGTGACGACGACATCGCCGCCATCGTGGCGTACTTGCGCACGGTGCCGCCGGTACGCGACGCCACGCAGAGCAAGCCTGCCTATAGCTACGGCAAAGCCGTAAGCGACGAGTCGGCGCTGCGCGGTACACGCGGACCGAATGAGCACAACAGCCTCAACAGCGGCGCGGTGCTGTTCAGCGGCTATTGCGCCAGCTGCCACGCGGCATCGGGTGCCGGCAGCAACGGTCAGGATTATCCTTCGTTGTTCAACAACACGGCCACCGGTTCGCACAATCCTGCCAATCTGGTGTCGGCGATTCTGTACGGTGTGGAACGCAAGGTCGGTGACAAGGAAATCCTGATGCCGCGCTTTGATGCGCACTCCTACGTCAATCCGCTGACTGACCAGCAAATTGCCATGATCGCCAACTACGTGTTGAAGCAATATGGCAATCCGGAAGTGCAAGTCAGCGAGGCCTATGTGGCGCAGGCGCGCAAAGGTGGTGAACAACCGATACTCGCAAAACTGCAGCCGTATATTGCACCGGCCATCGGTATTGCGATTGTGCTGCTGTTGTTGATTATCTTCGCAGTCATCTCAGTGCGTCGACGTCGCCGCATACCGTTCTGA